The nucleotide sequence TAGAAAATCTGCTTCAATATGACTGTACTTCTGCATCCACTCAACATTCCCCAGTGCCCAGTCAATTCTACTGTATACCCGCTTTTCCAGTTGTTGTTTGTTGCACCAAGTATAAAACCATCCCAAACTCTTCAATTGTGTGAGTTGCAGGGTAATAATTGCATCCTGGAACCCCTTGATCTCACTTTGTGTAACTGGAGCCCCTATCCTATCATCAGTGTGGAGAACATTATTGAAGTCTCCACTAAGTAGCCAACTCTCCTTAATAGTTGCTCCTAAATTTACAAGTTTATCCCATAGCTGCTGCCTTTTGTTTACCTCGTTACTTGCATACATCACAGTTATCAAAGTCTTGAAAGTGGAACTTCTTTCTTGGACTTCACAATGTATAACTGTTCATCAAGCAACAGTATCTGCACCTCAACATTTTGTTTCCACAATAGCCAAATCCTTCCATTTGGATGTTCCTTGTAGTTACAACAAAATTTCCAATCACTGCATATTTTATTCATTATCCTGTTAGCCTTCATTTCCTTTACTCTTGTTTCTAAACAGCCTATAAACTCTACCTTATGTTTCCTCAGAAAGATTTTGCTTATGGGCCTTGCTCAGACCCCTTATATTCCAGGTGCATAGGATCATTTTTGGGTGAAGCTGGATGGGCCAGCGTCCCCTGGATCATCTTCTATCTGCAGCAATGAGAACCTGTTTGTGGACTGCATCATAACTACTGCACTTTGCTGTACACTTTTCCCCTTCATTTTTCCATTATTAGTAAGCTTATCATCTCCTTTGTCATTTGTTTGTTGAATGTCCCCTTCATTTCTAGTATGTTGAATCACATCATCCTTCCTCTTATCTTTTGGCATCCATTTCAAGGTCCCTCTATGTTGTTGCTTCTTTTTCCCAGCATCCCTTTGTTGGACTTTTATTTCCACTGCATTTTCCTGCACTTCCTTGAGCCAACATTCGTTTGAAGTATGCCCAAATCTAATGCAGTCACAAAAATACTTTGGCTTCCATTCATATTCAAGTTGCTGAATTATTACTCCCCTCTTAGTTTGCATTTCAAAACTATCTGGTAGTTGTTGGGATATGTCAGTTTCCACCAAAACTCTTGCATAGGACACCTTTTCCATTTCAGTAGTGATCTTATCAGTGTACAAAGGCTTCCCAATAACACTAGTTAGTTTACTGAGTGCTTCGGTAGACCAAAAACTCAATGGTAGACCTGGAAATGTGATCCACAAGGGAATCACACTCACACTTCCTGTATCAAATTTGAAATCCATTCTCCATTGTTGCAGCACAAAAGGCTTGTTTGTGATATGTATAAGGTTCTGCTTGGAGTACTAGGTCCCTATCTTCAGTATTTTCAAACCTGAAAATATAGTATCCATCCTCATGGTATAGAATTTGAGGCTTCTCAACAAAATTCCATACATTTGTGACATAGTTGTCCATTGCTTTCTCATAAGGGTTGTCACCTAGCACAGACCCAATCAAAGTTGTGCTCCAGTAGGTCTCATGTTCCTTCATATCCCCATCTTCAATTTGCACGACAAAAGTACCATCCCTCATAGCAGGCGGTATTAAGCATAATGTTTTCCCCTTTTGAGAGCTTCGATTCTTCTGCATGGTTTCCTTTTTCCTCTCAACTTCCACTGGACATGTCATATCTTGCCGGATCTGCCCTGAGTTTACCTGTGCTGAAAATTGCAATCGCCGATGGACTTGCGCAGCTTTCGTGGTTTCCTTCAGCAGAGTTTGcgcttcattttcttcaatttcttcccTAATTGGCTGAAATTGTTGTGGCAAAAAATACCAAAAGTTATCGGAAGTAATCTCTATTGAATACATGTGTCCGGCATCACAGTCGTTCTGTCAATTTCCCCATCCTTTGCTGGTTAATGAAAAACTGTAGGTGCACTACCCATTCCTGTTAACTAGCAACTAGGTTGATTGTGAGCAGGTGTTTCCTCCTTTCCTTCATATTCCTTAGCTTCCGATGGCGATGGAAGCTTCTTCCTATGTCTAGCCATGGTTGAAGCGCAGGTTAGGTAAAACTTGCTAAACATGCGCCTCCCACCTCAGTCTTTTATTAATATTGAAAATATTATAAATGTAATCAGCTTTTAAAATAACTTAAAAGCATATGAAAGTGtttagatattttttaaaaagtttatgctTTTGAATGTTTGTAAACCTTGTAGAAACATTAAGTGTGTTTAAGAGATCAACTAAGATGCTCAACTTGAGACGAAATCTTGATGGGAACTATTTCTAGAACTAATTACAAATACATAATTGGTTTCGAGAAATTAATTTTTTGATAAGCTAATGTGAAAATTAAAATCTGCTGTTGTTTTCTGTCAAATATATTTTAACATAATTAATTTTTTCATGTTGTGCGCCGGTCATGTCAAATTGATGATATGAAGAGGGTTCGAGCTAATTGTAAAAAGATtatatttgttgttatcaatttataaaattaaattttttgcaTACATATACATGAAAACTTTATCTTTATATTGACTACATTTACACAAAAAAATTATGTAATAATTTTACTGATTTCTTCATCCCCGCATGAAGCACGGAcaaactagtatatatatataaaaaaaacgtGACAGTTTAATCGTAATTTTTTGCATGAATTAAGGGATTATTGGCCAATTCCATTTTATGTGAGTTATTAGAATATTTCATGTACATTTGAATCGCAAATTAGTTTTTTGACTTCACTGCAACAATTCCATAATCATTCGTAAAATTAACTTCTTACACTTTAAAAAGTTAATATAGTGGACGCAAATACAAACAATGTCAAAACTGTAAATCCACCTTTGTTGGAAACTACTCGctccaaattccttatatgtCCTTCCATTATCACTAGACACCTCTAGATAACCCATCTATTCGTGACACATGAACATTTCTCAAATATTTATAGTGAGAAAATGACCTAGTGAGTTTTAGCCAATCATAAAGCTTGCTGAATAATATATAACTAATGGAATCATTTCACAATTCATTCCATTCTTATCCACCATTAATAAATAAGCGGAAAATCATTGGAGCATAAATCAGTAGCTCGTTTAGTTCCTGTTGAAGCATAAGGTCTTATACTTTTACCTGCTTAAAATTTAGCATTAATAATGCATTGCCTGGTTATTATTTTTGtcgcccatatatatatatatccccaCAAGTTATACAAGAGCGCATATATTACATTAGACAAGATAGAATGTGAAATATGCGTACTAGTATCCTCGATACGTGAGCTAAACAACTATAAAAGCTACCTCATATCCTTTAGATCATAAGTATATAGACGATATATGAATCTATTTCTTTAATGCAATAAACCAAACAAAATCTTTATATTATAATTCTTACACCATAAAAAGGTTAATTTATCAACTAAAAAACAAAAATGCATCATCCTTCATAATTTGCTCTGGTTTGATAATTCTAATGGTAggttccttctttatttttctttcttttcaagttAGTTTGCTATTTCAAGTTAGTTTATAATGTTTTTCTTAATTATAGACCCATAGGGCTTTTGCTCAGTGCCTCGAGACGCCTTGCCCCTTATAAGATAAAATATCTCGTCGTGCGCCCACTGTATGGGATAAAATTGGTTTGTGACAGTTCGACGAATGACGAAGTGACACGTGAAATTTAAGACTGATGGAATGTAAGTCAGCAAATAACTGGCACCGAATACAAGTATGTGACCGATGTTGAGTGAATTTTGAAGGTGGAGTACCCGAGAACTAGCACTATTTGGTGTGGACGAAACATTTTGTACACAAAAGAGATATAATCTACTTTCATATTACTCTCGGTCTTAGTTCTTCAGCATGGCTCTCACTATTGCCATCAGAAGGGATAAGTTCTTAGTCAGGCTTGTAATCTTCTTTaatttcatttcataatcttaTTTCTATTCTTATATATTTACTATTTTGggtcaaatcgattcacttgtaTATATGCTACGATACAAATTTAGCTGTACCATTTTTATGGGTAAACAATTTAGCATCCACTGTGGGGAATAGACAATAGTGTAATTGTGTTCACCCATTCGTTCATTAACAAGTTTTGATTCGTTCCTTagtaaaagaaaaatcagatatgGCAGCTAATGATGTACAACGACCCGgacggttattttgagtatttgcattaAATTCGATGGTTAGAGGTCAtaagtagcttcatattatgtattataacTTGCATGTATCATTGGTTTTAGTCATCGAGTtgttcgaaattgatttggaagaatgattcttatataggaagctttaagttggaagaattgaccaagtttgacttttgtgcattTGAACCCGGATTAGAGTTTTTATGGACCCGGTAGGTCCaaatggtgattctggacttgggcgtatgcccgtatttgtatttggatatttctaaaaggttcagcactatttggcgaaagttggcattttaaaggtttggaaagttcataggtttgaccgaaagttgacttagATGTTATCGGGTTTGGATTATTATTCTAAGAGTTAGATTAGGTTATATATGTTATTTGGAACTggtatgcaaaatttgggttcattccggattgatgcAGACTCGAATCGGATGCTTggttttgtgatgacccaaaatgtcatctcttgttttagaagtcaaattTGTGTTTCGAGGCCATAAAAACCGCCTTTTGTCTTACCtggatttgcgtgcgcagtcggGACatattttcggaaagcttttatgtgaactttaagaaaatttttgaatttagcctttaaaatttattaaagttGACTTAGGTCAACATTATTTttgtaaacggacctggaccgtTATATGACGGGCCCGTAGGGTCCGTattaaaatatgagacttgggcgtatgcacgaaatcgaattccgaggtccctagcccgagaaaagaatttttaaagaaaattggttgctcgaaaaatataaagaccttttgaaatgaaatgatgtgtgttcttgatgggatcgggcccgtatttttgttccggagctcggtacaggtttaaaataatatttaagtcgaacctgtgaaatttggtaagaatcggagttgatttgatataaatcaGACCTTAGgtttagaaaatagaaaaaattgaactatcttatgaattttatgaatttgaggttaaattcatagttgttgatgttattttgatgatttgatcacacgagcaagtccgtatgatatttttagacttgcatgcatgtttggtttagagccccgcgggctcgggtgagttttggataggccacggggtgattTGTACTTAGGAAACTCAGTTGTGCACCTGGTATTTTTCTACAGGCCtctaatctcgcaattgcgagatcaggcttcgcaattgcaaagtgaACAGGCTTGGGAACTACGACAATtatgtcgcaaatgcaaaccagGCATGGGCGGGCcgttctcgcaaatgcgatattctAGCCGGAAATGCGAAAGTCACAGGAGTCACAAATGCGACgtaattgtcgcaaatgcgaagggggcAGGAATTTATAAGTTTTGCAATTGCAAAcccctgatcgcaattgcgataactgcaccTATTAAGTGAGATTTCAGACgagatttttcatcatttttcacttctctcaaaccctaaacatccttaggcgatttttcaaaggctcaaacttcttcaaatcataggtaagtgatttctaactcatcttcttcaatctaattcatatttttacataatttcacttcaaaatctagggattttcatgggaaatttggtgtttttgggtagaatttgggatttttaaattttggggatttggacctcaatttgaggttggatctcaaagctaattgcatattgtttactgtgaaaatggtaataacaattaaatttgattatgggactctaaatatacgtgatctatttttatgctagttgttaagtagttgatgctatgtatgtgagacttagaaacaaaattagagttaaggataaggtgataaccaaaccgataggttaacaatcggggcctcgagcttgtcgatttggGTGCCTCGATGTCGATTGCGGagctcggctgggagctatcgaaggtggTCGAAGTATGAATAACAGTTACAATAAAATCAATGAAGGCTCTTTATATCCAATGCTaagaaataaatgatgaactaTAACGAAGATAACAAATCGAAGTAATAATCTCAAGAGAGTGTGTtaagagcaaagagaatgttcttgtttatTTAGTATGGAGCAATCAATCCTTACAATGTGGTaaggaccccctttatatagaaaAATGGGGGATCCTATCATAGTACAAacgcatttattacaaagatatggagatgagaCAACTAGTCGACGTCATGATGCgggctcagactagcctgacaTTCTTTGTCGTCTCTAGCTGCACCCTTTGGGAACTCCCCTCTTTTCCAATATAGCCTTTGGTCTGCATTGCCCCGAGGTCGAGCATTGACATCCCTCGAAGGTGAACCTCGACCCCAGTCTCGAGCCTTGGGAAGTATGTTCGCGGAGCATCATAATGACGaggaaattggaccctccgatttcaccatGCACATAAAGACTCCGCGTTTCTTAAAGAGAAAGTGATAAGAAACGACCTTGAACCTTTGCTCCCTCCGATACTCTTGTAACGACGGCAGTCATAATGTGCCAAAAAATGATGTACACGCAGCCCTTGAAGACCTCCGCATTGATTATGGCACCTAACTGCCCCTTAGCCTCCTTCAACGCGCACGCGGGGCTTTTATTATTACTCCCCTTCTCGTTCTTTCCAACTCACTACATTTCCAAATGCCAAAAAAGTTTCCTTCTACATTTACTTATGTTCTTTCCTAGTAACGCGACTTCCCTTTTTCTTCTAAAATTTTCTAGTAACGGCGAAAACTTCCGCCTCTATTTCCTAGGAGAATGTGGCCTCATCCTCTTCTATTTTATCTCAATGTAGCAGCAATGCCTCCTCGTGCCGAGGAACGCATTCCAGGATTTTTTGCGATGTCTTTTGATTTCAAGGTTGAGAGGCCTTCTTCGAAGGTGGGGCACCGTGAGCCCGTGACTCAGTATATTAGCTCGATAACAGACGTCGGAAGAGTGAAAACTGATTGTCATTGGAGGGACGCGGTGATCGTGGAGATCCCTGCTTGGGAGGAGGATATTACGACATACAAAGCCGATTTTctcagtgtgtatacttacctGTTTACCCAAGGGCCGATGGGCCATATTCTCCCCCGATCGACCCCGTGAGTTTCGACTTCTGCCAACGGTATCAAGTGACCCTTCGCCAAATTCATCCTTCATTTCGGCGTGTTGTTTACATGATCAGGTACTACATGAACATGATCGAGGAGATgcccttcaccctcgatcatctgatCAGGATGTACAGCCCCTATTTCTTCTGCGGGTGTCTAATAAAACTCCGTTGCCAAGCCCCGAGGACCCCTTTGCTGTACAAAGGAGCTCAGGAATGGGGGATGGATAACCCGCTTTGTCCGAGTAAGGACTTCTAACCTGATCCCGATGGAAAGGATGTCGTTTCCCGAGAGGTGGAATGTGGAACATAAGTAGACACATTATTTAGCATTCCATCGCTTCTCTTTGAATATGTTCTTTCATGCACTTAATTGTTCTTGCTAATGCAGCCACAACATTTTATCCTGGCACGGTTGCGAACCTCCCCAGTTGGGTCGGCCTTCTGGACTCGATTTTCCCGTATGCTGAGCGAGTGTGACGTGATTTATCCCAGGCTCGATGGCATGTTAAGGATCATAGTGAGCCTCTACCCCTATTGTAGTCATCCTTTTCGACCTAAATCGCTACTGGCAGCACTCTCGTTACTGTTACCTCTTGCATTTGTGTAGGTCTGGGGGAAGTCCCCTTGATGAAGGGAGCATTACCCGGCAGGGAGGGTGATTTGGTACCCGATGAAGGGAAAAAAGACAAAGGGATCCGTCGGACAGGCCTTCGAAATCCAAGAAGATTAAGGAGGAAGAAACTAAGACCGACCCGGTAGACCTAATTTCGAAAACGGTGGGGAACCCTTGAGTTTAAGGTGAGGGGGAAAATAGCTTCTCGATAGCGCCCGAGGGTGGGATAAACCTTGTCGATCCTTGGGCCGTAGAGATGGTGGCTTCCGAGCTAGAGTCTGATGTCGTTGAGGTCCAACCTCGTAGTGGAGAGACAACTAAGGGAGTATCGGTTTTTGGCCCAGAGCTGGCCGGTGGCCAAAAATTCCCCTCTGTCTGGGGAGCCTTCATTACATGGTTCGGAGGGGCCTAGTTCTGGGGCCCTGAATTGACAAGGAATGGTCTTTACTGACCCTTATAGTGTCGTGGTAATGATTGATTCTCTTCAGGGAACGACCCTACCTTCTAAGGGAGTGCAAGATGCCCCGGACGAAGAATTTTTCGATGTGGGGATGTCTATCAAAGGCGGAGATGTGCTCCAAAGGCTTCCAACCGTCCCCAAGGGAATCCCTAAGATCGATGATTCCCTCGTCTTTAGCGAGATGAGCAGGCTTTGCGAGCAGGTAATCATTTCGAACCCTGCCTGTTGTTCAGGCCTCGGTTACTCAGACCTTTGTCTTTCTAACTTGTCGTTTTTCGTGGCTTCAGGCCAAGGCACTTTACAGTCAGACTTCCACCTGGTATCAGGCTGAGGTGACCCGTCATGAGTGCGAGAAGGGTCTTCTTACTGAACAGGTTATCTAGTCCCCGTTTGCCATTATCTGAATGCTTTGCCCGATCCCAGTATTTTAACATCTTCGATCTGATTCGTGTAATTTTAGAAGGAAGGTGCCCTGCTGAGGGAGGAGCTCTAGGCCAGAGACTCCGAAGTCTCCGAACTCAAATGGCGTGAGAGAGAGATAACTTCCAAGAGGGATGCCCTCCAGGAGAAGGTGACCTTAGTTGGGCGTCAGCTTAGTGACGCGAAGGAGGATAGTGACAAGTACAGAGGTCTCCATTTGAGTTGGTAGATGCATTATTCGGGATCAAAACTGAAGCCAAGTCGCTTATATCTTTGCATGGAGAGGGTGCCATTGCGACAAGTGCTCA is from Nicotiana tabacum cultivar K326 chromosome 18, ASM71507v2, whole genome shotgun sequence and encodes:
- the LOC142172510 gene encoding uncharacterized protein LOC142172510, translated to MYASNEVNKRQQLWDKLVNLGATIKESWLLSGDFNNVLHTDDRIGAPVTQSEIKGFQDAIITLQLTQLKSLGWFYTWCNKQQLEKRVYSRIDWALGNVEWMQKYSHIEADFLNPEVSDHSPILLQCKVVDQKKELAS